The Limibacter armeniacum sequence CAGGGTCTACATTCGGTTCTCCATAGATGATCCCTGTTTCTTCATCACTCCATGTTGAAAGGTCTGAGAACAGGCTTACGGTAGGGGTAGTCGTACTAAGGTCAACTAGGTAAATCTGCTTTTTTCCACTAGGTCTTACGAATACATTTTCTGTCGTGTGACTAGGCATAATGTTGGATGATCCTGTCCATCCGGCATTAAGGTTTACGCCTTCAGGCATCTCAATTTCCTTCAATGTTGTATAATCTGAGGAGGCAACTTTTAGCAAGGTGGAAGGAGTTCCACTTTGAGCAACCCAAAGGTTACCGTCTGTAGCTTCAGCAAATCCGCCAATGCTGCTGCCGAACGTTTCGGTATGGATCAGTTGATCAGTTGTGATATCCACTACATACAGGTTGCTGCCTGAGTAAGTGAAAAGCTTGTTGCCAATCACGATCGGTTGTGCCTTGGCAGCACCAACGCCACTGATATTGGTGACAGACTTAGCACTGAAGTCAATGATGGAGATGCCGTTGTTGTCGCGGACATAACCTTTTGTGGTACTGACCATTGCCAGATGGGTTGGCCAGCTCAATGAAACATCACTGGTGGTGATGGAGTCAACAGCCACCAAGGTTTCTTTATCGGCTACGATGATATAGTTGGGACCATTCTGGGAAATGAAATACACATAGTCACCAAAGTAGGATGCCGACTGGGTGACATTGCTAAGGGTTTTGCCTGGGTTCAGAGATGCATAAGCGTTGGTGAAAAGCGTGTTGCCACCTCTTTGAAGGAAGGACACACTTCCCATTTCATTACTCATGTTACCTTCATTGACAATCAGGGCTCCACCTAGAAGAGGAGCGACCTCAACTTGTTGTGTCAGTACGGAAGCGTAGTCAGTACCCTGTGCTGTAAAAGTGATCTGCTGTAATCCAACATCTCTGAGTACGTACTTGAATGTGAGTGAGTCACTTAAAACCTCATCGTGGACTACCCATTTAAAGCTGGTAAGGGCAGGATTCTCAATATTGGCGAATAGTGAGATAGTATCTCCTACCAGGTAGAACTCATTTTCTGACATACCATTGATCTGTACACCACTGTTGACTTGCAGCGTTACAACATCACTGATGGAACCACTTTCATTGATGGCATTGAATGCGATATTGTATTCACCTTCTGCCGTAAACGAATAGGTAAAAGAAATGTCTGTGGACAATTCTTCACCATTAATTTCCCAAGTGTATGATTGTGCATCTTGTGCATCGCCAACAAAGGTAACCTCTTCGCCAACAAAGAATGCCCCATTGGTTTCGGGTGATAGAATCTGTACTGAAGATGGAGGAATAGGATCGTCCTTGTCATCACATCCTGAAAATGTAATACCTAGCAGAAGTAGCCAGGAGAACCATAGCATTGAGTGCTGTCTCAATAATTTCATTTACAATAAATTTTTGTGTGAAAAAAGAGACAAAAGCTTTGGCAAAAGGGGGATATTGAAGGCTCCACAAAAAGTGAGAATTATGCACGTATAGCAAGTAAGGTAATGCATACCTGAGCTATCATGTAATTCTGCAAAAGTATTGTGGTAGCATTACCTTAACTCCCGAAGGCAAGCATTTGTCGAATGTCGAATGGCAGGTCTTCTGACTTACTTCATGCTTGCGGCCTTCTCATCTTCCGAAGAAAACAATGGCAAAAAAGCGCAAACACTGTAGAAGCTTACAGCTGCGGGGACAGTCCCGGTCTTTCACCGGATTCCCTATTAAATCCTTGCGGATACCAATTCGGGCACAAATATAGAACTCAGTTTGGTTTATTCTTTTTTATGGAAGGTGATTTTCATCAGAGTAGCAAAAAAAGTGTGACTCAAAACTCAGTTCTTCTTAATAGGTCACAACTGAAAAAAGCTTCCGGAAAACGAATTCCAGAAGCTCAAGGAGTTGGTTGAATGATTCCTTTATAAAAACTTTGGTGTAAAATTGATCATGACCCAAGTCCAGTTTTGCATGCCTTTGATGTTTGCATACTTTCCTGTATCTGTATTGAATTGTCCTTTTACCTGTTGCATGGAAGTTGTACCAAACATCTGGGAGTAACCCGCTTTGAATGTGATGTTTTCTGCTAGCTTTTTGACAAATACCAAATCCAGTTCCGTACCTAGATAACTGCCAAGTGTCGCTTCAGGGTCAGCAGATGACAGGTCATATACATCTGTTGGGGAGCTAAAGGCGTGTAGGTGTGCCAGCAAATTACTGCTTTCGCCTACCTTGAAAGTGGTTTTCAGGTAAATATCCACCAGTCCACCACTTTTGTTGTTACCTCCACCGTTGTGTCCGGAGCCTACATAGAAGTAATCCATAAAGCCATAAAACTTGTGGTTGGTACCATAGAGTGGTGCCCAGCCTTCCGTAACATCAGTTGTGCCCTTATCATCACCACTGATATAATCCACTCCCAAAAGCGGTTTTCCTTTTAAACCTGTATGCTGTAAGCTAAGGCTTAACATATAGGCAGACAACTTGTTGTCTTCAAGTTCAGGATTGGTAGCTGACAGTTTTTGTGTACCGGTAGAATAGTATAGCTGACCACTAAGGTTGAGTTTGTCCAGTTTGTAATTTGGTGAAATACCAAAATGATATAACGGGTAAGGATGACCTTCAGTTGGTTGCATAAAATCCACCAACCCCATAAACGAGATATTGGCTGTTCCGAACATCTTCTTGACATAACCCATCACTTGTGCCTTTGGAAGTGGCAACCCAAAACCAGTGTAGGTGTTGGCGCCAGCATATGCACCAGAATTGTAGAAGTTTCCAGTATTCTTGGCTGGCTCAGGACTGGAGGAGTCTGTCAAGCCATTCTGGTTGAAAGTACCCATCAGCTGGAACTCGTTTCCGATTGAATCCTTGTACAGGTACCTTACTGCATCAAAGGCTCTTGCCTGAGCAGCCCAGTCAAGCGTTCCGAAGAATCGGTGACCGTCGATAGCTACTTCCTGTCTACCGATACGGAAGGTGGAGTTTTTGGAAGGCTTATATTCACCATACGCCTCGTGTATGCTCAATAGGTTGTCTGCCTTGTTGATCTGTCCTGTTTCTCCCCAGATTCTCACATCCTGTACTGACAGTTTGAATCCTAATTTACTTTGGGAATAACCAGCAGTAATACGCGCTCTATGCTCTACAAAGGCCGCTACTTCTGTGTCAGTCAGGATGGGTGCTTTGAATCCGTTTCTAACCTCAGCTCTGGGACGGTATTGTCCTTCCAATGTAAACTGTGCATTGGCATAAAGAGTACAGCATAAGCAACATATCGTCAGGGTAAATTTTTTCAATAGGTTCATGAGTTTATAGCAATTATTTACTGTAATGGTTTGAAGAGTGAAAGTGGAGCGGTCAAGCAACAGCTCCACATCTATAATATTGGGTTATGCAACAAGTGAAGCTTCTTTTGCTTTGAGTTCGGCTTCCAAAGCTTCCAGTCTTTCCTGTTCAGCTACGGCAGCTTTTTCATCCTCATCTGAGAATTTCACGCCTAAACCAAGGAACCCGATAGCTGCCACAACCACCCCGAAGTAGAGGAAGCAATCCTCCAATGGCGAGCCACTTCTCAAAAGGAATTGTGCATACATGACAGCACCAACATTGCCCCCTGCACCTACGATACCTGCTACAGCTCCCAGTGCTTTTTTATTGATAAATGGTACTACAGAGTAGGTAGCGCCTTCAGCCATTTGAACAAACAGTGAGAAAACAATCATAGTGGCAATGGCAACACCCAATATGTCCATTTGAGAGAAGATGGTTAGGGCAATACCTTCAATTACCATCACTATAACCAGCCACTTTACTCTACCGGCAAGACCTCCAGTTTTGGAGAATCGGTCACCTAGCCAGCCTCCCATAGATCTTGCGAACAGGTTCATCAGGCCGAACAGTGCCGCGACCATTCCGGCCGTAGTTTCATTGAGCAGAAATTTGGTTTGGTAATAAGTTGCGGCTCTGCCATTGACAAACAGTTCCATCCCGAAACAACCCGCATAGATAGCAAACAGGATCCATACTCGACGGTCTTTCATGGCTTCGATAAAGGTATTGGTAGGCTTTTCTTCTGAGTTTGTTGACTCATCCGCTTTTTGGTCTTCCATATTTCCTTTTGGAGTGTCAGTAGTGTATTTCCAGTACAGGAAAGCAACTACCAGCATGATCAGGGCAGGTACAAACATGGCAGGTCTCCATTTCGAAAGTTCAGACTCTGCAAAACCCAATGCCAGCATTCCTGAAGCGATCAGTGGCATTAAAGCTTGTGTAACACCACCACCAAGATTACCCCAACCTGCGGTAGTGGCATTGGCAATACCCACTACATTAGGAGCAAACATGACAGAAGTATGGTACTGGGTAATCACGAAAGAGGCACCAATTACACCAATGGCCATCCTGGAGAGCAAGTAGGTTTCCCAAGTTGTGGCAAAGGAGGAGGATATTACGGCGAAAGCACCGAATATCAGTAAGTAGACATAACTTTTTCTAGGGCCAAACTTGTCACACATGCTGCCTATAAAAAGGCGGGCAAAGATGGTGACCCCAACGGAGGCGATAAAGGCAGTGATCTTCTGCGCTTTAGTGAGGTCAAGGTCAGGCCCAATGGTTGAGTTCATCAATGGGGCATGGGCAAACCAACCAAAGAAACATAGGAAGAATGCGAGCCAGCTCAGGTGAAATGTTCTCATCTGAACTGATTTGAAATCCAGCAAATTAATGCGGGTTGCTTTTTCAAGGTTTGGAGTGGATGTACGCATATCATTCATTATTTAGTGTGAATACATTAATTAAGTATTTATACGTACAATTTATTACCTCTCAGAAATGAAAACTATGCGGGTTTACAGGGTTCAATAAGTTTTTAAACATAAAAAAACCTGCGTTATAGCAGGTTTTTTAAGCAAGGTACTGTAAGACAGTGTTTTGGTTGGTTATCGCTCTGAATAAAAGTGATGTTTATTGATTTCGTTTTTAAGTAATTCTACGTTGGGTATGCCTATTTTTTTCCCTTTAGCAGTTAGCAATGCCTCTTTTTTAAGGGCTGAGATAATTCTGATCACCTGTTCATCTGTTGTGCCGGCATAGTCCGCGATCTCTTTGCGTGACATTTCCAAGTCAATAAAGCCATGGCGTTGACCAAACTTTCGATTGATGTGAAGTAATGTGTCAATCACTTTTTCCTTGACATTCATCTGTGCCAAATTCCTCACTTTGGTTTCGCTACGGTCAAGCTCTTCTGAGTAAAAGCGCATCAGGTTATAGGCCAATGTATTGTTAGATTCAAAGAACAGGTTCAAAACCTGATTGGGAACATGGCAGATGGTACTATCTTCCATGGTGGTCGCATTGATCTTGTAAACTTCTCCAGCACCATAACCACGGTGCCCAACTACATCCCCATTTCCGGCAAAACGGAGTATTTGCTCTTTCCCTTGATACCCCATGACACTCACCTTTACTTTGCCGCTTCGGATAAAATACAGTCCATATACAGGGCTTCCTTCAAGGATAAAAGTCTGTCCTTTTCTGCATTTGATTCCTTTGATACTGATATCATTTTCCAATTCAGAAGAGAGAGGAAGACTTTTCTTGATCAGGCAATTATGGTTCAAACAGCTAAGACATTCCATAGCGAATAAGATTCAGAGGTGGATATTGTACTATTCAGGCTGACTCAATTGGTTGGCTTTCAGTATTTCTAAAGGACTTCTGTGTTTTACCACTTCCCCGATGATGATGATGCCCGGTGTACCAATCTGCTGCTCTCTTACCTTTGCCTCAATATCGGAAAGTGTACCAGTGACAAATTGCTGATTATCCCATGTGGCATTCTGTACGATGGCTACAGGTTCATCCTTGCTGCGGTACATGCTGAACAATTGAGTGATCAATGAAAGTTTGCCAAGTCCCATCAATATCAGTACGGTAGCCGAAGACTGGGCTGAAAGCGGTAAGTCTTTTGATAGCGAGTTGGATTGTGTAGTGCCTGTAATCACCCAGAAGCTTTCGCTGACACCACGGCAAGTTACAGGAATTCCGATCGAGGCGGGTGCACTGGTTACACTGCTGATGCCAGGTATGATCTCGACCTGAATACCAAAAGCCGATGCAGCATTTATTTCCTCCTGACCTCTACCAAATACCAAAGGATCACCGCCTTTCAGTCTAACCACATGACCATGGGAGAAAGCAAAGTCTATTATCAGTTGGTTGATTTCTTCCTGAGGTAAGTAATGGTGTCCTGCTCTTTTTCCAACAAACACTTTTTTAGCATTTGTAGCATGGTCCAGCAATTCAGGATTTACTAATGCATCATATAGGATGACATCTGCAGCTTGTAATGCCTTCATACCTTTTATACTTATAAGGTCTTTGTCCCCAGGTCCTGCTCCTACAAGCGTCAGTTTTGGTTGGATTTGTTGAACACTCATCTACGTATATTTTTAGTTTCCACTTGCTTTCCTAATTAATTCGTAAGTAATATTAAGTATAATTACGTAATTATGAAATTATTTTATTAAAATTACTACGTAAAAGGAGTTCAAATCTAAATCTTGACGGTATGAAGCATGTAATAGTAGTGGGGAACGGCATGGTGGGATACAAGTTCTGTGAAAAGCTTAGAGCGAAAGCTGACAGTACAAAGGTTAAGGTAACAGTCATTGGGGAAGAAGTACTTCCTGCCTATGATAGGGTACATCTCAGTGAGTATTTTGAAACAGGTGAAAAAGAGCAACTGTTGATGGCGCCCCGAGACTGGTATGCAGAAAATGATATTGAACTGATTACCGGAACACTGGTCAACCATATTAATAGGGAAGAAAAGGCTGTGAGTACCTACGATGGGAAACATTTCCACTATGATATGCTGGTGCTTGCTACGGGATCTTCTGCTTTTGTGCCCCCTATTCCGGGAGTAGAGAAACAAGGCGTTTTTGTGTACCGCACCTTGGAGGACCTTGATGCGATTATGGCTTATGGAAAAGATTGTCAGAATGCGACTGTGATAGGAGGAGGTTTACTCGGACTAGAGGCTGCTAAAGCCGTCAAAGATATGGGGCTTACAGCTCATGTAGTTGAAATGGCTCCAAGACTAATGCCAAGGCAACTGGATGACAGAGGAGCGAAGATGCTTAGTAACACGCTTGAAAAGATGGGACTGCAATTCCACTTGTCCAAAAGGTCTGAAAGTATTGTGGGAGCAGATGCTGTCACAGGGTTAGCCTTTCAAGATGGAGAGATTTTACATACGGATATGGTCATCATATCTGCAGGAATCAAACCAAGGGATGAGTTGGCAAGACAATGTGGGTTACCTGTTGGAGAAAGAGGCGGCGTAGTGGTAGATGGGGAATTGAAAACTGCTGACCCAAATATTTTTGCAATCGGTGAAGTAGCTCTATTTGAAGGAATGATCTATGGGTTGGTAGCACCTGGATATGAGATGGCTGAAATAGTGGCAGCCCAAATAGCTGAGGTGGACTATACCCCTTTTGAAGGAGCAGATATGTCAACCAAACTCAAGCTGGTCGGTACAGAGGTGGGCAGTTTTGGTGATGCACTGATGGAAAGCAGGGAAGGCACTTCCATCGTCATGGAGGATCAGTTCAAGGGAATATACAAAAGAATCAACCTGTCTGCGGATGGTAAAAGATTGCTTGGAGGAGTGTTGGTTGGAGATACGTCAAGGTACAATATCCTGCACCAGATGGTATTGAATGAAATGCCGCTTCCCCCACATCCGGAAGACCTTATTGCAGAG is a genomic window containing:
- a CDS encoding DUF5074 domain-containing protein gives rise to the protein MKLLRQHSMLWFSWLLLLGITFSGCDDKDDPIPPSSVQILSPETNGAFFVGEEVTFVGDAQDAQSYTWEINGEELSTDISFTYSFTAEGEYNIAFNAINESGSISDVVTLQVNSGVQINGMSENEFYLVGDTISLFANIENPALTSFKWVVHDEVLSDSLTFKYVLRDVGLQQITFTAQGTDYASVLTQQVEVAPLLGGALIVNEGNMSNEMGSVSFLQRGGNTLFTNAYASLNPGKTLSNVTQSASYFGDYVYFISQNGPNYIIVADKETLVAVDSITTSDVSLSWPTHLAMVSTTKGYVRDNNGISIIDFSAKSVTNISGVGAAKAQPIVIGNKLFTYSGSNLYVVDITTDQLIHTETFGSSIGGFAEATDGNLWVAQSGTPSTLLKVASSDYTTLKEIEMPEGVNLNAGWTGSSNIMPSHTTENVFVRPSGKKQIYLVDLSTTTPTVSLFSDLSTWSDEETGIIYGEPNVDPVSNDIYIMGIKGYGMDYLINALFIIDGSTGNQKQKLTGVGSFPAMVLFSE
- a CDS encoding Crp/Fnr family transcriptional regulator — its product is MECLSCLNHNCLIKKSLPLSSELENDISIKGIKCRKGQTFILEGSPVYGLYFIRSGKVKVSVMGYQGKEQILRFAGNGDVVGHRGYGAGEVYKINATTMEDSTICHVPNQVLNLFFESNNTLAYNLMRFYSEELDRSETKVRNLAQMNVKEKVIDTLLHINRKFGQRHGFIDLEMSRKEIADYAGTTDEQVIRIISALKKEALLTAKGKKIGIPNVELLKNEINKHHFYSER
- a CDS encoding alginate export family protein codes for the protein MKKFTLTICCLCCTLYANAQFTLEGQYRPRAEVRNGFKAPILTDTEVAAFVEHRARITAGYSQSKLGFKLSVQDVRIWGETGQINKADNLLSIHEAYGEYKPSKNSTFRIGRQEVAIDGHRFFGTLDWAAQARAFDAVRYLYKDSIGNEFQLMGTFNQNGLTDSSSPEPAKNTGNFYNSGAYAGANTYTGFGLPLPKAQVMGYVKKMFGTANISFMGLVDFMQPTEGHPYPLYHFGISPNYKLDKLNLSGQLYYSTGTQKLSATNPELEDNKLSAYMLSLSLQHTGLKGKPLLGVDYISGDDKGTTDVTEGWAPLYGTNHKFYGFMDYFYVGSGHNGGGNNKSGGLVDIYLKTTFKVGESSNLLAHLHAFSSPTDVYDLSSADPEATLGSYLGTELDLVFVKKLAENITFKAGYSQMFGTTSMQQVKGQFNTDTGKYANIKGMQNWTWVMINFTPKFL
- the cobA gene encoding uroporphyrinogen-III C-methyltransferase gives rise to the protein MSVQQIQPKLTLVGAGPGDKDLISIKGMKALQAADVILYDALVNPELLDHATNAKKVFVGKRAGHHYLPQEEINQLIIDFAFSHGHVVRLKGGDPLVFGRGQEEINAASAFGIQVEIIPGISSVTSAPASIGIPVTCRGVSESFWVITGTTQSNSLSKDLPLSAQSSATVLILMGLGKLSLITQLFSMYRSKDEPVAIVQNATWDNQQFVTGTLSDIEAKVREQQIGTPGIIIIGEVVKHRSPLEILKANQLSQPE
- a CDS encoding MFS transporter, encoding MRTSTPNLEKATRINLLDFKSVQMRTFHLSWLAFFLCFFGWFAHAPLMNSTIGPDLDLTKAQKITAFIASVGVTIFARLFIGSMCDKFGPRKSYVYLLIFGAFAVISSSFATTWETYLLSRMAIGVIGASFVITQYHTSVMFAPNVVGIANATTAGWGNLGGGVTQALMPLIASGMLALGFAESELSKWRPAMFVPALIMLVVAFLYWKYTTDTPKGNMEDQKADESTNSEEKPTNTFIEAMKDRRVWILFAIYAGCFGMELFVNGRAATYYQTKFLLNETTAGMVAALFGLMNLFARSMGGWLGDRFSKTGGLAGRVKWLVIVMVIEGIALTIFSQMDILGVAIATMIVFSLFVQMAEGATYSVVPFINKKALGAVAGIVGAGGNVGAVMYAQFLLRSGSPLEDCFLYFGVVVAAIGFLGLGVKFSDEDEKAAVAEQERLEALEAELKAKEASLVA